A genomic window from Prunus persica cultivar Lovell chromosome G2, Prunus_persica_NCBIv2, whole genome shotgun sequence includes:
- the LOC18787087 gene encoding homeobox-leucine zipper protein ANTHOCYANINLESS 2 isoform X1, whose product MSFGGFLDNSTGSGGGARIVADISYNNTSSSTHSNNMPSSALAQPRLVTQSLTKSMFNSPGLSLALQTNADGQGDVTRMAENFETNVGRRSREEEHESRSGSDNMDGGSGDDQDAADNTNPRKKKRYHRHTPQQIQELEALFKECPHPDEKQRLELSRRLCLETRQVKFWFQNRRTQMKTQLERHENSLLRQENDKLRAENMSIRDAMRNPICSNCGGPAIIGEISLEEQHLRIENARLKDELDRVCALAGKFLGRPISSLATSMGPPLPSSTLELGVGSNGFGGLSSVATSMPVGPDFGGGIGSAMSVVPHSRPSVTGLDRSMERSMFLELALAAMDELVKLAQTDEPLWLRSLEGGREVLNHEEYMRSFTPCIGLKPNGFVTEASRETGMVIINSLALVETLMESNRWLEMFPCLVARTSTTDVISSGMGGTRNGALQLMHAELQVLSPLVPVREVNFLRFCKQHAEGVWAVVDVSVDTIRDTSGAPTFMNCRRLPSGCVVQDMPNGYSKVTWVEHAEYDESQVHQLYRPMLSSGMGFGAQRWVATLQRQCECLAILMSSSVPTRDHTAITASGRRSMLKLAQRMTDNFCAGVCASTVHKWNKLNARNVDEDVRVMTRESLDDPGEPPGIVLSAATSVWLPVSPQRLFDFLRDERLRSEWDILSNGGPMQEMAHIAKGQDPGNCVSLLRARAMNANQSSMLILQETCIDSAGGLVVYAPVDIPAMHVVMNGGDSAYVALLPSGFAIVPDGPGSRGPMTVKGGGHGSSNGGGGEDATHRVSGSLLTMTFQILVNSLPSAKLTVESVETVNNLISCTVQKIKAALHCES is encoded by the exons atgagTTTTGGGGGTTTTCTTGACAACAGTACCGGCAGTGGTGGCGGTGCAAGAATTGTGGCTGATATCTCTTACAACAACACTTCAAGCAGCACCCACAGCAACAATATGCCCTCCAGTGCACTTGCTCAGCCACGTCTTGTAACTCAGTCTCTCACTAAGTCCATGTTCAACTCTCCAGGACTCTCACTCGCCCTT CAGACAAATGCGGATGGGCAAGGCGATGTGACGAGAATGGCTGAGAATTTTGAGACCAACGTTGGGAGGAGGAGCCGAGAGGAAGAGCACGAGAGCAGATCTGGGAGTGATAATATGGATGGTGGTTCTGGGGACGATCAAGATGCTGCTGATAATACCAATCCTCGTAAGAAAAAACGATACCACCGACACACCCCGCAGCAAATCCAAGAACTTGAAGC GCTGTTCAAGGAGTGTCCTCATCCTGATGAGAAGCAAAGATTGGAGCTCAGCAGAAGGCTTTGCTTGGAGACCAGACAAGTCAAATTCTGGTTCCAAAATCGCCGAACCCAGATGAAG ACTCAACTGGAACGCCATGAGAACTCACTGCTGAGGCAAGAGAATGACAAACTTCGAGCGGAGAACATGTCGATTCGGGACGCAATGAGGAACCCAATTTGCTCAAACTGTGGTGGTCCTGCAATTATAGGAGAGATATCACTCGAAGAGCAACACCTCAGGATCGAAAATGCCCGATTGAAGGACGAGTTGGATCGAGTTTGTGCCCTCGCTGGGAAGTTTCTAGGCCGCCCCATTTCGTCCCTGGCCACATCAATGGGGCCTCCACTACCGAGCTCAACCTTGGAGCTCGGAGTTGGGAGCAATGGCTTTGGTGGGTTGAGCTCTGTGGCTACATCAATGCCAGTGGGGCCTGATTTTGGAGGTGGGATTGGGAGCGCCATGTCAGTTGTGCCTCACTCTAGGCCTAGTGTGACCGGCCTGGACCGGTCGATGGAGAGATCGATGTTTCTAGAGCTTGCCTTGGCTGCCATGGATGAGTTGGTGAAGCTGGCTCAGACAGATGAGCCACTTTGGCTGAGGAGCTTGGAGGGTGGAAGAGAGGTTTTGAACCATGAAGAATACATGAGAAGTTTCACTCCTTGCATTGGGTTGAAGCCAAATGGTTTTGTTACCGAGGCTTCTAGGGAGACTGGCATGGTCATTATCAACAGCTTGGCCCTTGTTGAGACTTTGATGGAATCG AATCGGTGGTTGGAGATGTTTCCTTGTTTGGTTGCTAGAACCTCGACCACTGATGTCATTTCTAGTGGAATGGGAGGAACTAGAAATGGTGCACTTCAACTG ATGCATGCTGAGCTACAAGTACTATCCCCTTTGGTTCCGGTTCGGGAGGTAAATTTCCTCCGCTTCTGCAAGCAGCACGCAGAGGGCGTGTGGGCTGTGGTCGATGTGTCGGTCGACACCATCCGTGACACCTCCGGTGCACCTACATTTATGAACTGCAGGAGGCTCCCTTCTGGTTGTGTTGTGCAAGATATGCCTAATGGGTATTCTAAG GTTACATGGGTTGAGCATGCAGAGTACGATGAGAGCCAAGTCCACCAGCTCTACCGACCCATGCTGAGCTCCGGCATGGGCTTCGGCGCGCAACGGTGGGTCGCTACCCTCCAACGCCAATGCGAGTGCCTCGCCATTCTCATGTCCTCCTCCGTTCCCACCCGCGACCACACTG CGATCACGGCGAGCGGGCGGAGGAGCATGCTGAAGCTGGCGCAGCGGATGACGGACAACTTCTGTGCTGGCGTGTGTGCGTCCACAGTGCACAAATGGAACAAGCTGAACGCGCGGAACGTGGACGAGGACGTCCGGGTCATGACCAGGGAGAGCCTTGACGACCCGGGCGAGCCGCCCGGGATCGTGCTCAGCGCTGCCACTTCAGTCTGGCTGCCCGTCTCCCCACAGAGGCTCTTTGATTTCCTGCGTGACGAACGACTCAGGAGCGAGTGGGACATACTCTCCAACGGTGGGCCCATGCAGGAGATGGCCCACATCGCCAAGGGCCAGGATCCAGGCAACTGCGTCTCCCTCCTTCGCGCCAGA GCAATGAACGCAAACCAAAGCAGCATGCTGATCTTGCAAGAGACATGCATAGACTCTGCGGGAGGCCTTGTGGTATACGCGCCTGTTGACATTCCGGCCATGCACGTTGTCATGAACGGCGGGGATTCCGCCTACGTGGCGCTCCTCCCGTCCGGGTTCGCCATTGTCCCGGATGGGCCAGGCTCGCGTGGGCCTATGACCGTCAAAGGTGGCGGTCACGGAAGCAGCAATGGGGGAGGAGGCGAGGACGCCACGCATAGAGTGAGTGGGTCCCTACTGACAATGACGTTTCAGATCCTGGTGAACAGCCTGCCCTCAGCCAAGCTGACGGTGGAGTCGGTGGAGACCGTCAACAACCTCATCTCGTGCACTGTCCAGAAGATCAAGGCCGCCCTACATTGTGAAAGCTGA
- the LOC18787087 gene encoding homeobox-leucine zipper protein ANTHOCYANINLESS 2 isoform X2 — protein sequence MSFGGFLDNSTGSGGGARIVADISYNNTSSSTHSNNMPSSALAQPRLVTQSLTKSMFNSPGLSLALTNADGQGDVTRMAENFETNVGRRSREEEHESRSGSDNMDGGSGDDQDAADNTNPRKKKRYHRHTPQQIQELEALFKECPHPDEKQRLELSRRLCLETRQVKFWFQNRRTQMKTQLERHENSLLRQENDKLRAENMSIRDAMRNPICSNCGGPAIIGEISLEEQHLRIENARLKDELDRVCALAGKFLGRPISSLATSMGPPLPSSTLELGVGSNGFGGLSSVATSMPVGPDFGGGIGSAMSVVPHSRPSVTGLDRSMERSMFLELALAAMDELVKLAQTDEPLWLRSLEGGREVLNHEEYMRSFTPCIGLKPNGFVTEASRETGMVIINSLALVETLMESNRWLEMFPCLVARTSTTDVISSGMGGTRNGALQLMHAELQVLSPLVPVREVNFLRFCKQHAEGVWAVVDVSVDTIRDTSGAPTFMNCRRLPSGCVVQDMPNGYSKVTWVEHAEYDESQVHQLYRPMLSSGMGFGAQRWVATLQRQCECLAILMSSSVPTRDHTAITASGRRSMLKLAQRMTDNFCAGVCASTVHKWNKLNARNVDEDVRVMTRESLDDPGEPPGIVLSAATSVWLPVSPQRLFDFLRDERLRSEWDILSNGGPMQEMAHIAKGQDPGNCVSLLRARAMNANQSSMLILQETCIDSAGGLVVYAPVDIPAMHVVMNGGDSAYVALLPSGFAIVPDGPGSRGPMTVKGGGHGSSNGGGGEDATHRVSGSLLTMTFQILVNSLPSAKLTVESVETVNNLISCTVQKIKAALHCES from the exons atgagTTTTGGGGGTTTTCTTGACAACAGTACCGGCAGTGGTGGCGGTGCAAGAATTGTGGCTGATATCTCTTACAACAACACTTCAAGCAGCACCCACAGCAACAATATGCCCTCCAGTGCACTTGCTCAGCCACGTCTTGTAACTCAGTCTCTCACTAAGTCCATGTTCAACTCTCCAGGACTCTCACTCGCCCTT ACAAATGCGGATGGGCAAGGCGATGTGACGAGAATGGCTGAGAATTTTGAGACCAACGTTGGGAGGAGGAGCCGAGAGGAAGAGCACGAGAGCAGATCTGGGAGTGATAATATGGATGGTGGTTCTGGGGACGATCAAGATGCTGCTGATAATACCAATCCTCGTAAGAAAAAACGATACCACCGACACACCCCGCAGCAAATCCAAGAACTTGAAGC GCTGTTCAAGGAGTGTCCTCATCCTGATGAGAAGCAAAGATTGGAGCTCAGCAGAAGGCTTTGCTTGGAGACCAGACAAGTCAAATTCTGGTTCCAAAATCGCCGAACCCAGATGAAG ACTCAACTGGAACGCCATGAGAACTCACTGCTGAGGCAAGAGAATGACAAACTTCGAGCGGAGAACATGTCGATTCGGGACGCAATGAGGAACCCAATTTGCTCAAACTGTGGTGGTCCTGCAATTATAGGAGAGATATCACTCGAAGAGCAACACCTCAGGATCGAAAATGCCCGATTGAAGGACGAGTTGGATCGAGTTTGTGCCCTCGCTGGGAAGTTTCTAGGCCGCCCCATTTCGTCCCTGGCCACATCAATGGGGCCTCCACTACCGAGCTCAACCTTGGAGCTCGGAGTTGGGAGCAATGGCTTTGGTGGGTTGAGCTCTGTGGCTACATCAATGCCAGTGGGGCCTGATTTTGGAGGTGGGATTGGGAGCGCCATGTCAGTTGTGCCTCACTCTAGGCCTAGTGTGACCGGCCTGGACCGGTCGATGGAGAGATCGATGTTTCTAGAGCTTGCCTTGGCTGCCATGGATGAGTTGGTGAAGCTGGCTCAGACAGATGAGCCACTTTGGCTGAGGAGCTTGGAGGGTGGAAGAGAGGTTTTGAACCATGAAGAATACATGAGAAGTTTCACTCCTTGCATTGGGTTGAAGCCAAATGGTTTTGTTACCGAGGCTTCTAGGGAGACTGGCATGGTCATTATCAACAGCTTGGCCCTTGTTGAGACTTTGATGGAATCG AATCGGTGGTTGGAGATGTTTCCTTGTTTGGTTGCTAGAACCTCGACCACTGATGTCATTTCTAGTGGAATGGGAGGAACTAGAAATGGTGCACTTCAACTG ATGCATGCTGAGCTACAAGTACTATCCCCTTTGGTTCCGGTTCGGGAGGTAAATTTCCTCCGCTTCTGCAAGCAGCACGCAGAGGGCGTGTGGGCTGTGGTCGATGTGTCGGTCGACACCATCCGTGACACCTCCGGTGCACCTACATTTATGAACTGCAGGAGGCTCCCTTCTGGTTGTGTTGTGCAAGATATGCCTAATGGGTATTCTAAG GTTACATGGGTTGAGCATGCAGAGTACGATGAGAGCCAAGTCCACCAGCTCTACCGACCCATGCTGAGCTCCGGCATGGGCTTCGGCGCGCAACGGTGGGTCGCTACCCTCCAACGCCAATGCGAGTGCCTCGCCATTCTCATGTCCTCCTCCGTTCCCACCCGCGACCACACTG CGATCACGGCGAGCGGGCGGAGGAGCATGCTGAAGCTGGCGCAGCGGATGACGGACAACTTCTGTGCTGGCGTGTGTGCGTCCACAGTGCACAAATGGAACAAGCTGAACGCGCGGAACGTGGACGAGGACGTCCGGGTCATGACCAGGGAGAGCCTTGACGACCCGGGCGAGCCGCCCGGGATCGTGCTCAGCGCTGCCACTTCAGTCTGGCTGCCCGTCTCCCCACAGAGGCTCTTTGATTTCCTGCGTGACGAACGACTCAGGAGCGAGTGGGACATACTCTCCAACGGTGGGCCCATGCAGGAGATGGCCCACATCGCCAAGGGCCAGGATCCAGGCAACTGCGTCTCCCTCCTTCGCGCCAGA GCAATGAACGCAAACCAAAGCAGCATGCTGATCTTGCAAGAGACATGCATAGACTCTGCGGGAGGCCTTGTGGTATACGCGCCTGTTGACATTCCGGCCATGCACGTTGTCATGAACGGCGGGGATTCCGCCTACGTGGCGCTCCTCCCGTCCGGGTTCGCCATTGTCCCGGATGGGCCAGGCTCGCGTGGGCCTATGACCGTCAAAGGTGGCGGTCACGGAAGCAGCAATGGGGGAGGAGGCGAGGACGCCACGCATAGAGTGAGTGGGTCCCTACTGACAATGACGTTTCAGATCCTGGTGAACAGCCTGCCCTCAGCCAAGCTGACGGTGGAGTCGGTGGAGACCGTCAACAACCTCATCTCGTGCACTGTCCAGAAGATCAAGGCCGCCCTACATTGTGAAAGCTGA